Genomic segment of Nocardiopsis mwathae:
CAAGGCCGCCTTCCCGCTGGACGTGCGCGCCGCCGACGCCGCCTCGGAGATCCAGTTCGGGCACGTGCGCCGCCCGACGCACACCAACACCTCGTGGGACGCCGCGAAGTTCGAGACGTGCGCGCACCGCTGGATCCACGTGGGTGAACCCGGCTACGGGCACGCGGTGGTCAACGACTCCACCTACGGCCACGACGTGACGCGCGACGTCCGGCCCGACGGCGGGACGACCACGACCGTCCGGCTGTCCCTGCTGCGCGCACCGCGGTTCCCCGACCCCCGCACCGACCATGGGGTCCACCGCTTCGCCTACGCGCTGGTACCCGGCGCGGAGGTGGGCGACGCGGTGCGCGAGGGGTACCGGATCAACCTGCCCGAGCGGGCGCTTCCGGGGGCCGCCGAGGTTCGGCCGCTGGTCGCCGTGGACCATCCGGGTGTCGTCGTGGAGGCGGTGAAGCTGGCCGAGGACCGCTCCGGCGACGTGGTGGTCCGGATGTACGAGTCGCGGGGGAGCCGGGCCCGCGCCGAGGTCGGGTTCGGTTTCCCCGCCGGCCGCGCCACCCGCGTCGACCTCCTGGAGCGGCCTCTGCCGGACGCCCCCGAACCGGAGGACACCGGAGGCGGGGTCCGGCTCGCGCTGCGCCCCTTCGAGATCGCCACCCTGCGCATACCGCGCACCGTCCCCTGACCTCGTCCCTTCCCCTGCTCCTCCGAGATCATCGGAGGAGCAGGGCGGTCGGGGTGGGTGGAGGGGACGGGCTCCCCACCACCCGTCGGCGGTGTCGGGTCAGGAGACGGGCAGGGGAGCGGGGAGCGGAACGGGGTGTTCCTCCTCCTCGTCGATCTGCTCCTGCACCTTCTCGGTGAGGTTCTCCTCATCGGCGGTGTCCGGGGCGTCCAGGTCCGGGAAGGGCGCACCGGGGCAGGTCGTCGCGCTTCCGGGCAGGATGCCGTCGATCAGGTAGTCGTCGATCTGCTCGGTGACGCAGTCGTAGCCCGGAATGCCGTAGTAGCCGTGGTTGCTGTCGTCCTCCACGATGATGAGGCTGTCGCGCAGGCGCTGGGCCATGGCCGGCCCGCCCTCATAGGCGGTCTGGGTGTCGTAGTGGCTCTGGACCACGACACCCGTCGGGTAGCCGTCGCGCTTCAGCTCCACCGGCTTCTCGGCCGGGGTGTAGGAGCGGAACGTGCACGGGTCGGGAGCGGAGAGCATCGCCCCCATCCCGTAGGGGTGCTCGGCGGCGTACTCGCGCATGTCGGCGTAGTACGCGCCGAGCCCCGTGGGCCAGTCGGCCTCGCACCGGACGGTGGCGAAGGTGGACGGGGAGAACGCGGAGTCGTCGGCGAATCGGTCGCGGCTCGCGGCGAGGCGCAGCGCACCCGCGTCGGCCGCCTCCCGGACCTGGGCGTCGTCGCCGTCGCGCAGGCCGCCGATGAACGCGGCGAGGACGTCCCATTCCCCCTGGTCGCGGTTGAGCAGTGCCACGGCCATGTCGAAGGACGATCGGTCGAAGTCGTCGATCGGGTCGTCGTGCAACCGCTGGGCGACGTCCTCCATCGACCGGAACACCGCCTCGGAGGTGTCGCCCAGACCGAGCTTGTCGTCGTTCTCCGCGGCCCACCGGGTGAAGCGTTCCACGTTCTCCGTGTGCGCGCGGGACATGGCCAGCCAGGTGTCGCGCCAGATGCGGTCGGGGTGGATCGAGGAGTCCAGGACGCTGCGGTCGAGTTTCTCCGGGAAGAGGCTGCCGTAGACGGCGCCGAGGTAGGTGCCGTAGGAGTAGCCGAGGTAGTTGGCCTTGTCCTCGCCGAGTACGCCGCGGATCACGTCCATGTCGCGGGCGGTGTTGGCGGTGGTGATGTGCGGCCGTAGGGAACCGCCCGTGCGGTCGCAGCCCGCCTCCGTTCGGCGTGCGGCCTCGGTGAAGTTGTGCAGCTGCCCGGCGGTCGGCCGGGTGGGCAGTTCCAGGTCGTCGAGGTCGGGAACGGAGCACTGGATCCGGGTGGACTCGCCGATTCCGCGCGGGTCGAAGCCGATGAGGTCGTAGACCTCGCCGATCTTCTGCCCGCGGAGGAACGCGGCCATGCCTAGGCCGGATCCGCCCGGTCCGCCGGGGTTGGCCAGCAGGATGCCGCGTCGGCCGTCCTCATCGGTGGCGCGGTGCCGGGAGACGGCGATCCGGATCCGCTCGCCCCTGGGGTTCGCGTAGTCCATGGGGACGGTGATCCTGGCGCATTCCAGGTCGTCGAGCCCCTCGCCGGTGCACGGCTTCCAAGCGGGTTCCTGGTCGTAGAAGCGCTGCAGTTCGGGGGAGACGGTGCCGGCCGTGTCAGCGGTGCCGGCGGTGTCGGCCGCGGCGGGCGGCACGGCGACGAGGACGCCGGTCAGGGCGGCCACTCCGACCATGCTCACGGCGGTGCGCATCCGTCCGCCGGTCCATGTGTGGGGGTTCACAGCCTGCCTTTCGGAGGTGGGGGCGGCCCGGTGCCGGTGTGCGGCGGCAGCGGGCCGGAGTCGGCATGACGGCGAAGACCCTAGAAATCGGGGCGACGGTTACGGAACTGACAAAAGTCATAGATCAATCAACTGGCCAAATGTGGACAACTTTCCCTGTTGCCCCATGGGTGCCGTGGCGGGTGGGGTGCGCGGGCGTGATGGGGGGGTAGATGGGCGGGTATAGACGTTAGGTGGCGAAATGCCTACGTTGGGTAGCTGTTCGGGCTTCGGAGCGGATGTGAGAAAAGCACCGTGACCGGGAAGGGCAACCGCACGTCGCACGGATCGGGGATCGGCGGATGGAGAGGCTGCGGAAGCGCGGGCTGCGGGTCGTCGTGGCGGTCCTGGCCGCCGTGGCCGTCGTGGGCGGTGCGGTGGCGGCGGTGGGGCTCTGGCGGCTGGCCGCCTACGACGGCAATATCGACCGGATCCAGGGGGCGCTGCCCGACGGCGGGGTGGGCGGGACCGCCGACCCCGGGGACACCTGGCTGCTGGTGGGGTCCGACCTGCGCGGCGCGTCCACGCCCACCAAGTGGCGGCCCGGCGAGGCGAACGCCGACACCGTCATCGTGCTGCACGCCCCCGAGGGAGCCGAGCGCGCCCACCTGATCTCCATCCCCCGCGACGCCTGGGTGTACGTCCCCGGCCACGGGCCCGACCGGCTCTCCCGCGCTTTCCGCGAGGGCGGCCCCCGGCTGCTCGTGGAGGTCGTCCAGCGGGAGACCGGGGTGACCATCGACCACTTCGCCGCGGTGGACTTCGAGGGGTTCGAGCGGATGACCGACGCTCTCGGCGGTGTCGAGGTGAGCATCACCGACCCGGTCTACGACCCGAGCAACGGCTGGTACTGGCCTGCCGGGGCCAACCGGATGGACGGCGCGCAGGCGCTGCGCTTCGTCCGCGAGCGCAAGGGGCTGCCCGAGGGCGACCAGGACCGGATCAAGCGCCAGCAGGCCTTCCTCAAGGCGATGGCCGCCGAGGCGACCAGCGCGGACCTGCTCGCCGACCCGGTGCGCCTCGACGCCTTCCTGGACGCGGCCAGCGCTTCCCTGGCCGTGGACGAGCGCGTGGGCATGACCACGCTGCGCGCCATGGGCGCGCGCCTCGCCGGTGTCGGCCCCGAGGGGCTCGTTTTCGTCAGCCTGCCCATCGGGTCCACCGGCTGGATCGACGGAAAGAACGTCGCCTTTCTCGACCAGGAGGTGAAGCGGGGGGTGTTCGCCGCGCTGCGCGAGGGGACCCTGGAGGCTTACGTCGCCGAGTTCGGCCTGGAGAACGCCGTGGACGAGGTGCGCTGAGGCCGCTGGTGCACGGATACCGGAACAGATAGATCCGAATCACATTCGGGAATGGCCCTCCGGCCCCCGGTGTTGGTGCGGGGGTGATGCCGTCCGGTCGGTGCCGACCACGGCGCCGGCGCCCGCGCGTCCGGCGGTCCGGGTCCGCCGTCCCACCGCGAAGCTGGAGGACCCATGTCCACGAACGCCGCCTCGACCCCCTCGACCACCCGCGAGTGGCAGCTCGCCGCCCGCCCGGCAGGGTGGCCCACGGACGACGACTTCCGACTCGTCGAGCGCGAGCTTCCCGAACTCGCGCCCGGCGAGGTGCGGGTGCGCAACACCTACATGTCCGTCGACCCCTACATGCGCGGCCGGATGAACGACGTCAAGTCCTACACGCCCCCGTTCCGGCTGGACGAGGCGATGACCGGCGGCGCCGTCGGCGAGGTCGTCGCCTCACGATCCGATGACCTGGCGGTCGGCGACACCGTGCTGCACTTCCAGGGATGGCGCACGCTGGCCCAGGGCAAGGCCGCCGACTTCCACCGGGTGCCCGACGTCCCGGGCGTGCCCGAGTCGGTCTTCCTGCACGCGCTGGGAATGACCGGGCTGACCGCCTACGTCGGCCTGCTCGACATCGCCGAGTTCCGGGAAGGCGACACCGTCTTCGTCTCCGGTGCGGCCGGGGCCGTGGGCACCATGGTCGGGCAGATCGCCCGGCTCAAGGGGGCCGGGCGGGTCATCGGCTCGGCCGGGTCGCCGGCCAAGGTCGAGCTGCTCACCGAGCGCTACGGCTACGACGCCGCGTTCGACTACAAGGACGGCGATGTCGCCGAGCAGCTGGCCCAGGCCGCTCCCGAGGGCATCGACGTGTACTTCGACAACGTCGGCGGCGACCACCTGGAGGCCGCGCTGCGGTCGTTCAACAAGGGCGGGCGCGCCGCGCTGTGCGGGATGATCTCGATGTACAACGCCACCGAGCCGGAGCCGGCGCCGCACAACCTCTTCATGGCCATCGGCAAGGGCCTCACCCTGCGCGGTTTCATCGTCGGCAACCACTACGACCGCTTCGACGCGTTCGCCGCCGAGGTCGGCGCGTGGCTGGCCACGGGCGAGCTGGTCTACGACGAGACCGTCGTCGACGGCATCGAGCAGGCGCGCGACGCCTTCCTGGACATGCTGCGCGGCGCCAACGTCGGCAAGATGCTGGTCCGCGTCGGCTGACCCGGTCTCCGGTCGCGGCCCCGGCGCCCGCCCCCGGCGGGGCCGGGGCCGTCGGCTCTTGACCTCCAGCGAAGTCGAGGTTTTAGCCTCCCCATCGTCGGCACGCGCGAAGAGCCGACCCGCGGCCGCCTCCGGTGGCCGACGGAGAACAGCGGACACACGTGAGGACGGACCCATGACCGCACAGACGCCCGGGCACACCGCGGCCGGCACCACCACCGCGGACCCGGCCCGCGCCTGGCAGGGTGATGCCCTGGATCTCGACGCCTACCTGGCCCGCGTCGGATACGACGGCGACCGCGGCCCCACCCTCGATACGCTGCGCGCCCTGCACCGCGCCCACCTCGCGGCGTTCCCCTTCGAGAACCTCGACATCGTGCTGGGTCGGCCGATCCGCCTGGACATCGGCCACCTGGTGGAGAAGCTCGTGCACGGGCGGCGGGGCGGCTACTGCTACGAGCACAACCACCTGTTCGCCGCCGTTCTCGAACGCCTCGGCTTCACGTTCACCGGCGTCGCCGCGCGCGTCCAGATGGGAACGGACAAGCTGCGCCCGGCCACCCACATGGCGCTCATCGTCACCATCGACGGCACCGACCACCTCGCGGACGTCGGCTTCGGCGACGAGGGTCTGCTGGAGCCGCTGCCCTTCGCCGACGGCTCCCAGGCCCGCCAGTCCGGCGCGACCTTCCGTATCGAGCGCCGGGGCGGGGAGTGGGTGCTGCGCTCCCTGCACACCGACGGCTGGTTCGACATCTACCGGTTCACCACCGCACCCCAGCACACCCTCGACTACGAGATCTACAACCACTACCTGCAGACCCACGAGCGCTCGCCGTTCATGGGCCGGATCATCGCGCAGAAGACCTCGCCCGAGCTCCGCCACTCCCTGATCGACACCACCCTGACCACCACCCGCCACGGCGGCACCGCCCACGAGCGCCTCCTGGACCCCGAGGAGGTCCCGCCGACCCTGCGCACCGTCTTCGGCATCGGCCTGGCCCCGGAGGAGTCATCGACCGTCACCACCCGGGTCCGCGCCTTCATCGCAGAGTGAGGTGCCGCCCTGTCGACCGGCGGCCTCAGCGGCCCGGCGTCGACAGCACGGGGCGCTCCTCCCGGCGGAGGAGGAGCTGGGTGGCGAGGACGGCTGCGGCCAGGGCGGTTCCGGCCAGGTCGGTCGGCAGGCCGGGCACCAGGACCAGGACGCAGGCGGCGACCAGGGCGAGGCGTTCGGCCGGCAGGGTGCGGCGGACGCCGAAGCCCTCCAGGGCGACGGCGGCCGCGGCCAGGGCCACCGAGCCGGTCGCCACCGCCAGCGCGATCTCGGTCGGCGTTCCGTTGAGCAGCAGCGGGGAGTAGGCCATCAGCAGGGGGATGAGGTAGATCCCCTTGGCGAACTTCCACGCCGCCAGGCCGGTGCGCATCGGGTCGGACCCGGCGATGCCCGCGGCCGAGAACGCCGCCAGCGCCACCGGCGGGGTGACGTTGGAGTCCTGGCTGTACCAGTACACGATCATGTGCGCCACGATCAGCGGGAGCCCCAGCTCGATCAGGGCCGGGCCGGCCAGCACGATCAGCACGATGTAGGACGCCGTCACGGGCAGCCCCAGGCCCAGCACCAGCGACGCCACCGCCACCATCACCAGCGTCAGCAGCAGCCGACCGTCGGCCGCGCCCAGCATGAGCGCCGACAGCTTCAGCCCCAGCCCGGTCAGCCCCACGACCCCGACGATGATCCCCGCGACCGCCGTGGCCACCGACACCCCGAGGGTGTTGCGCGCCGCGATCACGAACACCTCGGCCAGGTCGCGCACCCCCAGTCGGCTGCCCGCACGCACCATCGCCACCAGGAACAGCGCGGCGGTCGCATACAGCCCCGCCCGCAGCGGGGTGACGTACATCAGCAGCAGGGTGACGAGCAGCAGTAGCGGGGCCAGGAAGTGGAAGCCGTCCACCAGCACCGCGCGCAGCCGCGGCAGGCGGTCCGGCGGCAGCCCGCCGATCCCGTGCTTGCGGGCGAGGATGTGCACGAACAGGAACAGCACCCCGAAGTACATCAGCGCGGGGATGATCGCGACCTTCAGAATCTCCACGTAGGGCACCTGGGCCAGCTCCGCCATCACGAACGCCCCGGCGCCCATGATCGGCGGCAGCAGCTGCCCGCCCGTCGACGCCGCCGCCTCCACACCCGCCGCCTCGTGCCGCCGGTAGCCGGCACGGCGCATCAGCGGGATGGTGAACGCGCCCGTCGTCACCGTGTTGGCGATCGCGCTGCCCGACACCGACCCCATCATCGCGCTGCCGACCACGGCCCCCTTGGCCGGGCCGCCCGCGTACCGGCCGGTCACACAGTAGGCCAGGCCGATGAAGAAGTCCCCGCCGCCTGTCTTCAGCAGCATCGCGCCGAACAGGATGAAGATGAACACGAACGTCGCGGCGACCCCCAGCGCCAGCCCGTAGACACCCTCCTGGAACAGGTAGGTGTGGTAGACGATGCGCTGGTAGGTGTAGCCGCGGTGGGCGACCGCCTCCGGCAGCAGCGGCCCCAGCCACGCATAGGCCAGGAACGCCACCGCCAGCACCGACATGAACAGGCCGATCACCCGGCGGCACGCCTCCAGCAGCAGCAGGATCGCCACGACCCCCATGAGCAGGTCGGTGCCGCTCGGCGCGCCGGTGCGGGACACGATGTCGTCGTAGAACAGCACCGGGTAGAGGCCGACCACCACCGCCAGCACGGCGCACAGCAGGTCGGCGGCGGCCATCGGCAGTGACCGCCCCCAGAGGCCCTTCGCCGCCGGGT
This window contains:
- a CDS encoding alpha/beta fold hydrolase, whose product is MVGVAALTGVLVAVPPAAADTAGTADTAGTVSPELQRFYDQEPAWKPCTGEGLDDLECARITVPMDYANPRGERIRIAVSRHRATDEDGRRGILLANPGGPGGSGLGMAAFLRGQKIGEVYDLIGFDPRGIGESTRIQCSVPDLDDLELPTRPTAGQLHNFTEAARRTEAGCDRTGGSLRPHITTANTARDMDVIRGVLGEDKANYLGYSYGTYLGAVYGSLFPEKLDRSVLDSSIHPDRIWRDTWLAMSRAHTENVERFTRWAAENDDKLGLGDTSEAVFRSMEDVAQRLHDDPIDDFDRSSFDMAVALLNRDQGEWDVLAAFIGGLRDGDDAQVREAADAGALRLAASRDRFADDSAFSPSTFATVRCEADWPTGLGAYYADMREYAAEHPYGMGAMLSAPDPCTFRSYTPAEKPVELKRDGYPTGVVVQSHYDTQTAYEGGPAMAQRLRDSLIIVEDDSNHGYYGIPGYDCVTEQIDDYLIDGILPGSATTCPGAPFPDLDAPDTADEENLTEKVQEQIDEEEEHPVPLPAPLPVS
- a CDS encoding LCP family protein, with the translated sequence MERLRKRGLRVVVAVLAAVAVVGGAVAAVGLWRLAAYDGNIDRIQGALPDGGVGGTADPGDTWLLVGSDLRGASTPTKWRPGEANADTVIVLHAPEGAERAHLISIPRDAWVYVPGHGPDRLSRAFREGGPRLLVEVVQRETGVTIDHFAAVDFEGFERMTDALGGVEVSITDPVYDPSNGWYWPAGANRMDGAQALRFVRERKGLPEGDQDRIKRQQAFLKAMAAEATSADLLADPVRLDAFLDAASASLAVDERVGMTTLRAMGARLAGVGPEGLVFVSLPIGSTGWIDGKNVAFLDQEVKRGVFAALREGTLEAYVAEFGLENAVDEVR
- a CDS encoding NADP-dependent oxidoreductase, which translates into the protein MSTNAASTPSTTREWQLAARPAGWPTDDDFRLVERELPELAPGEVRVRNTYMSVDPYMRGRMNDVKSYTPPFRLDEAMTGGAVGEVVASRSDDLAVGDTVLHFQGWRTLAQGKAADFHRVPDVPGVPESVFLHALGMTGLTAYVGLLDIAEFREGDTVFVSGAAGAVGTMVGQIARLKGAGRVIGSAGSPAKVELLTERYGYDAAFDYKDGDVAEQLAQAAPEGIDVYFDNVGGDHLEAALRSFNKGGRAALCGMISMYNATEPEPAPHNLFMAIGKGLTLRGFIVGNHYDRFDAFAAEVGAWLATGELVYDETVVDGIEQARDAFLDMLRGANVGKMLVRVG
- a CDS encoding arylamine N-acetyltransferase family protein, encoding MTAQTPGHTAAGTTTADPARAWQGDALDLDAYLARVGYDGDRGPTLDTLRALHRAHLAAFPFENLDIVLGRPIRLDIGHLVEKLVHGRRGGYCYEHNHLFAAVLERLGFTFTGVAARVQMGTDKLRPATHMALIVTIDGTDHLADVGFGDEGLLEPLPFADGSQARQSGATFRIERRGGEWVLRSLHTDGWFDIYRFTTAPQHTLDYEIYNHYLQTHERSPFMGRIIAQKTSPELRHSLIDTTLTTTRHGGTAHERLLDPEEVPPTLRTVFGIGLAPEESSTVTTRVRAFIAE
- a CDS encoding TRAP transporter permease, coding for MNDEHTGGGPANRTDGTGGTAPPGGADRPLWSVAGDPAETRAHGGPPLWRSLAERRWGQGAAAGAMGAVVLGLALLLGGYQIYTALAAGLDAYLQRVLHLMFVLVLVFLVYPAAKGLWGRSLPMAAADLLCAVLAVVVGLYPVLFYDDIVSRTGAPSGTDLLMGVVAILLLLEACRRVIGLFMSVLAVAFLAYAWLGPLLPEAVAHRGYTYQRIVYHTYLFQEGVYGLALGVAATFVFIFILFGAMLLKTGGGDFFIGLAYCVTGRYAGGPAKGAVVGSAMMGSVSGSAIANTVTTGAFTIPLMRRAGYRRHEAAGVEAAASTGGQLLPPIMGAGAFVMAELAQVPYVEILKVAIIPALMYFGVLFLFVHILARKHGIGGLPPDRLPRLRAVLVDGFHFLAPLLLLVTLLLMYVTPLRAGLYATAALFLVAMVRAGSRLGVRDLAEVFVIAARNTLGVSVATAVAGIIVGVVGLTGLGLKLSALMLGAADGRLLLTLVMVAVASLVLGLGLPVTASYIVLIVLAGPALIELGLPLIVAHMIVYWYSQDSNVTPPVALAAFSAAGIAGSDPMRTGLAAWKFAKGIYLIPLLMAYSPLLLNGTPTEIALAVATGSVALAAAAVALEGFGVRRTLPAERLALVAACVLVLVPGLPTDLAGTALAAAVLATQLLLRREERPVLSTPGR